The following are encoded together in the Acidobacteriota bacterium genome:
- a CDS encoding tetratricopeptide repeat protein, with amino-acid sequence MSSRHAFRAAAALLASLALAPPSMPGAEERTYASLLEQARADLARGEYASSLATLDLAVRTNPDGAEGLALLGRAYVGMEKYAEALAPLQLAAEIAERAGGPAEARVAILSDLAIALARQERSDEAIAVLRKILSLAPGRARIHHDIGRIDLAIGALQKAESEFQEEIDLQSARPGPPDPALAMSLEGLGIAAYRLGDDARALAAFERRDKLREAPMTVEGRYHSGLALLRSGRPEEAAAAFRDVLKRSRDDRGALQSLARCDAALGLADERRASLARFEELYREEEERKATRLHVRDLRAEARQRSDAGKFGDAVAKLKEAVSIAPEDDEIRLELGRALSRAGQQAGAADIFRRVLERQPLDAEAHFQLGRLLADGGDVTAALPSLERAARLQPMSLAYHTALAQLYLRLHRDQDGVRELRLARSLDPKNPESAFNLGLGLAQSGALREGATEIETAARMGYAQPVLHQVLSQIYGALGDAARAAQEKAAFEKLQGGGRSKP; translated from the coding sequence ATGTCCTCCAGACATGCTTTCCGCGCGGCCGCGGCGCTTCTCGCCTCCCTCGCGCTCGCGCCCCCGTCGATGCCCGGAGCCGAGGAAAGAACATACGCCTCGCTGCTCGAGCAGGCGCGCGCGGATCTCGCGCGCGGTGAGTACGCCTCGAGCCTCGCCACGCTCGATCTCGCGGTGAGGACGAACCCGGACGGCGCCGAGGGACTCGCGCTGCTGGGCCGCGCCTACGTCGGCATGGAGAAGTACGCGGAGGCCCTGGCTCCGCTCCAGCTCGCCGCGGAAATCGCGGAGCGCGCGGGCGGCCCCGCCGAGGCACGGGTCGCCATCCTGTCGGACCTCGCCATCGCGCTCGCGCGCCAGGAGCGGAGCGACGAGGCGATCGCCGTCCTGCGGAAGATCCTTTCCCTCGCCCCGGGCCGGGCCCGGATACACCACGACATCGGGCGCATCGATCTCGCGATCGGGGCGCTGCAGAAGGCGGAGTCCGAGTTCCAAGAGGAGATCGATCTGCAGTCCGCCCGCCCGGGCCCGCCCGATCCCGCGCTGGCGATGTCGCTCGAGGGGCTCGGCATCGCCGCGTACCGCCTGGGAGACGACGCGCGCGCTCTCGCGGCGTTCGAGCGGAGGGATAAGCTCAGGGAGGCGCCGATGACGGTCGAGGGGCGCTACCACTCCGGCCTCGCGCTCCTCCGCTCCGGACGCCCCGAGGAGGCGGCCGCGGCCTTCCGCGACGTGCTGAAGCGATCGAGAGACGACCGCGGTGCGCTGCAGAGCCTCGCGCGCTGCGACGCCGCGCTGGGCCTCGCCGACGAGCGGCGCGCGTCGCTCGCGCGGTTCGAGGAGCTGTACCGCGAGGAGGAGGAGCGCAAGGCGACCCGGCTGCACGTCCGCGATCTGCGCGCCGAGGCGCGCCAGCGCAGCGACGCGGGGAAGTTCGGCGACGCGGTCGCAAAGCTGAAGGAGGCGGTCTCGATCGCTCCCGAGGACGACGAGATCCGCCTCGAGCTCGGAAGGGCCCTCTCGCGGGCGGGGCAGCAGGCCGGGGCCGCGGACATCTTCCGGCGGGTGCTCGAGCGCCAGCCGCTCGACGCGGAGGCGCACTTCCAGCTCGGCCGCCTGCTCGCCGACGGCGGCGACGTGACGGCGGCCCTCCCGTCCCTCGAGCGCGCGGCGCGCCTTCAGCCGATGTCCCTCGCCTACCACACCGCGCTCGCGCAGCTCTACCTGAGGCTGCACCGCGATCAGGACGGAGTCCGGGAGCTGAGGCTGGCGCGGAGCCTCGACCCGAAGAATCCGGAGTCGGCCTTCAACCTCGGCCTCGGCCTCGCGCAGTCGGGCGCGCTCCGCGAAGGGGCCACGGAGATCGAGACCGCCGCGAGGATGGGGTACGCGCAGCCGGTGCTCCATCAGGTTCTCTCGCAGATCTACGGGGCTCTCGGGGACGCCGCGCGCGCCGCTCAGGAGAAGGCCGCGTTCGAGAAGCTTCAGGGCGGCGGGAGATCGAAGCCTTGA
- a CDS encoding CRTAC1 family protein: MGSGACWFDEDGDGDVDLFVVNSSELPGFKAQATPRSRLFRNDGNGKFTDVTDEAGVGAHGYGMGCVAGDVDGDGDLDLYVTNFGPNVLYRNLGNGKFQDVTAEAGVAGGGWSASAAFADIDNDGDLDLYVTRYIDFTLENNKYCGQNKPGYRAYCHPDEYNGVPDLLFRNKGDGHFEDVSRQAGIADPIGKGLGVVFTDVNDDGWPDIYVANDKTMNFLYLNKKDGTFKDISLVSGTGFSEAGQVQAGMGTDAGDVNGDGRMDLVVTNLDYETNELYVNNGDLTFADATFVAGLAESSFLHVGFGAAFVDYDNDGAADLLVANGHIIDNIALTSTEVTYEQPRSMLRNDGAGRFREVGPDLGPAFTAPNVGRGLAIADYDDDGDADLFVVNNNREAQLLRNDGGSAAGHWLRVKLQGTKSNRDGVGARIRVKTRDAAGKVRVQTNEVREGSSYLSQNDLRVRFGLGAATTVDEVQIRWPSGAVQTLREVKADQTLKIVEAADGTSDP; this comes from the coding sequence ATGGGGTCGGGCGCCTGCTGGTTCGACGAGGACGGGGACGGCGACGTCGATCTCTTCGTGGTGAACTCGTCGGAGCTTCCCGGGTTCAAGGCCCAGGCGACGCCGCGGAGCCGCCTCTTCCGCAACGACGGGAACGGAAAATTCACGGACGTCACGGACGAGGCGGGGGTCGGAGCGCACGGATATGGGATGGGGTGCGTCGCCGGCGACGTCGATGGCGACGGCGATCTGGATCTCTACGTGACGAACTTCGGACCGAACGTCCTCTACCGCAACCTCGGGAACGGGAAGTTCCAGGACGTGACCGCCGAGGCGGGGGTGGCCGGCGGAGGCTGGAGCGCGAGCGCGGCGTTCGCCGACATCGACAACGACGGCGACCTCGATCTCTACGTGACGCGCTACATCGACTTCACCCTCGAGAACAACAAGTACTGCGGGCAGAACAAGCCCGGGTACCGCGCGTACTGCCACCCCGACGAGTACAACGGCGTTCCCGATCTGCTGTTCCGGAACAAGGGGGACGGGCACTTCGAGGACGTGAGCCGCCAGGCCGGGATCGCCGATCCGATCGGCAAGGGGCTGGGCGTCGTCTTCACCGACGTGAACGACGACGGGTGGCCCGACATCTACGTCGCGAACGACAAGACGATGAACTTCCTCTATCTCAACAAGAAGGACGGGACGTTCAAGGACATCTCGCTCGTCTCGGGGACCGGCTTCTCGGAAGCGGGGCAGGTGCAGGCGGGGATGGGAACGGACGCGGGGGACGTGAACGGCGACGGGCGCATGGACCTCGTCGTCACGAATCTCGATTACGAGACGAACGAGCTGTACGTGAACAACGGGGATCTCACCTTCGCCGACGCCACGTTCGTGGCGGGTCTCGCGGAATCGAGCTTCCTCCACGTGGGGTTCGGCGCCGCGTTCGTCGACTACGACAACGACGGCGCCGCGGACCTCCTCGTCGCCAACGGCCACATCATCGACAACATCGCCCTGACCAGCACCGAGGTGACGTACGAGCAGCCTCGATCGATGCTGCGCAACGACGGCGCCGGCCGCTTCCGTGAGGTCGGGCCCGATCTGGGGCCGGCGTTCACGGCGCCGAACGTCGGGCGCGGGCTCGCGATCGCCGATTACGACGACGACGGCGACGCGGACCTCTTCGTCGTGAACAACAATCGTGAGGCCCAGCTCCTGCGCAACGACGGAGGGAGCGCGGCGGGGCACTGGCTGCGCGTGAAGCTCCAGGGAACGAAGAGCAACCGGGACGGTGTCGGCGCGCGCATCCGGGTGAAGACGCGCGATGCCGCGGGCAAGGTCAGGGTGCAGACGAACGAGGTCAGGGAGGGGTCGAGTTATCTCTCCCAGAACGATCTTCGGGTTCGCTTCGGCCTGGGCGCCGCGACCACCGTGGACGAAGTGCAGATCCGCTGGCCTTCGGGAGCGGTGCAGACCCTCAGGGAGGTCAAGGCCGACCAGACGCTGAAGATCGTCGAGGCCGCCGACGGGACGTCCGACCCGTAG
- a CDS encoding VCBS repeat-containing protein: MSPPFAEAGGPEAPGEDPVAAKHIRDGAELAQQGRHAEAVSAFRRALAISPGSADAHFLLGRSLLEIAVREGRPFDEAAGEMKESLRLDPTRDYIRLQLAEIFGRRIPGAFDPDATLALYQGLIERNPDRPDFRLKFVQWIFAAEVRMKKAGDPRRVYQDSAWAMDHARYQLEKVIDQVPRSSDGGIEARSLLAEVQFRSGEWDAARATLGDLIAQLQVERRPGVDLSSAWNTIGHAFFRQNEYRKAADAFRKACEIKATLPYLYDLRMAWDAMGGYAADVPQKLRFPLRDEVYDRAHPPDLKFTDIASRLHLDKFAGAGPASWADYDMDGKDDVVVCGCDTYCTLYRGQGSSFADATIDAKLTRTEPGFGAVWADYDNDGDPDLYIARNGWNGPAPNSLLRNNGDGTFTDVAEAAGVADRGSSFNLAWFDYDRDGWLDLVVTNGVYIDGSTNQLYHNRRDGTFENVTVKAGVAEKPGFGTIGVAIGDYDDDGWPDIFFHGRLTQNRLYRNNHDGTFTDVAARAHVQGSGKENGYIAFFSDLDSDGDLDIWTGSLAPWEQVLAGYQPGYEPGPVDHIPRLYRNNGDGTFTDVSIEAGFKYPLGIMAAGVADLDNDGYVDLYLGTGNPELRRVEPKKLYRNIAGKRFEDITGYSGTGNLGKGHGVTFADWDGDGDLDIYTELGGFFHGDWWHAAFYRNELGNRKHWINVRLVQPDRNREAIGGRVTIRAGAIHQVQEATAGRGFGSESPPGLHFGLGGLTRVERIDIRWPDGQTQVLTDVAADRTITVKRGEPVPK; encoded by the coding sequence ATGAGTCCACCCTTCGCCGAGGCCGGGGGCCCGGAAGCCCCCGGCGAAGATCCCGTCGCGGCCAAACACATCCGCGACGGGGCCGAGCTCGCGCAGCAGGGCCGGCACGCCGAGGCGGTCTCGGCCTTCCGTCGCGCGCTCGCGATCTCACCCGGGAGCGCCGACGCGCACTTTCTCCTCGGGAGGTCGCTCCTCGAGATCGCCGTGCGGGAGGGGCGTCCGTTCGACGAGGCGGCCGGCGAGATGAAGGAGTCGCTGCGTCTCGATCCGACCCGCGACTACATCCGGCTCCAGCTCGCCGAGATCTTCGGACGCCGGATCCCCGGGGCATTCGACCCTGACGCCACGCTCGCCCTCTACCAGGGGCTCATCGAGCGGAACCCCGACCGGCCGGATTTCAGGCTCAAGTTCGTCCAGTGGATCTTCGCCGCCGAGGTCCGCATGAAGAAGGCCGGGGACCCGCGCCGTGTCTACCAGGACTCGGCGTGGGCGATGGATCACGCCCGCTACCAGCTCGAGAAGGTCATCGATCAGGTTCCCCGGAGCTCCGACGGCGGGATCGAGGCGAGAAGCCTCCTCGCCGAGGTCCAGTTCCGCTCGGGGGAGTGGGATGCCGCGCGCGCCACGCTCGGCGATCTGATCGCGCAGCTCCAGGTCGAGCGCCGGCCCGGCGTCGACCTGTCGAGCGCATGGAACACGATCGGCCACGCGTTCTTCCGCCAGAACGAGTACCGGAAGGCCGCCGACGCGTTCCGCAAGGCCTGCGAGATCAAGGCGACCCTCCCGTACCTCTACGATCTGCGCATGGCCTGGGACGCGATGGGAGGGTACGCGGCGGACGTTCCGCAGAAGCTCCGCTTTCCGCTTCGCGACGAGGTCTACGATAGAGCCCACCCTCCCGACCTCAAGTTCACCGACATCGCTTCCCGGCTGCACCTCGACAAGTTCGCGGGGGCTGGCCCGGCCTCGTGGGCCGACTACGACATGGACGGGAAGGACGACGTCGTCGTCTGCGGCTGCGACACGTACTGCACGCTCTACAGGGGGCAGGGGAGCTCCTTCGCCGACGCGACCATCGACGCGAAGCTGACCCGCACCGAGCCGGGGTTCGGCGCCGTGTGGGCCGATTACGACAACGACGGCGATCCCGACCTCTACATCGCGCGGAACGGCTGGAACGGGCCGGCCCCCAACTCGCTCCTCCGGAACAACGGGGACGGCACCTTCACCGACGTCGCCGAGGCGGCGGGGGTCGCGGATCGCGGATCGTCGTTCAACCTCGCGTGGTTCGACTACGACCGCGACGGCTGGCTCGACCTCGTCGTGACCAACGGCGTCTACATCGACGGGTCGACGAACCAGCTCTACCACAATCGGCGCGACGGCACGTTCGAGAACGTGACGGTGAAGGCCGGCGTCGCCGAGAAGCCGGGGTTCGGGACGATCGGCGTGGCGATCGGGGACTACGACGACGACGGCTGGCCGGACATCTTTTTCCACGGCCGCCTGACGCAGAACCGGCTCTACCGCAACAACCACGACGGGACCTTCACCGACGTCGCGGCCCGCGCGCACGTGCAGGGGTCCGGGAAGGAGAACGGCTACATCGCGTTCTTCTCGGATCTCGACAGCGATGGCGATCTCGACATCTGGACCGGAAGCCTCGCGCCGTGGGAGCAGGTTCTCGCCGGCTACCAGCCGGGGTACGAGCCGGGCCCGGTCGATCACATCCCGCGCCTGTACAGGAACAACGGCGACGGGACCTTCACGGACGTCTCGATCGAGGCCGGCTTCAAGTACCCGCTCGGCATCATGGCGGCGGGGGTCGCCGATCTCGACAACGACGGGTACGTCGACCTCTACCTGGGGACGGGCAACCCGGAGCTCCGCCGCGTCGAGCCGAAGAAGCTCTACCGCAACATCGCGGGGAAGCGGTTCGAGGACATCACGGGGTACTCCGGGACGGGGAACCTCGGGAAGGGGCACGGCGTGACCTTCGCAGACTGGGACGGCGACGGGGATCTCGACATCTACACCGAGCTCGGCGGCTTCTTCCACGGAGACTGGTGGCACGCCGCCTTCTACCGGAACGAGCTGGGGAACCGGAAGCACTGGATCAACGTCCGGCTCGTCCAGCCCGACAGGAACCGGGAGGCGATCGGTGGGCGCGTCACGATCCGCGCGGGAGCGATTCACCAGGTGCAGGAGGCGACGGCGGGGCGCGGCTTCGGATCGGAGAGCCCGCCGGGCCTTCACTTCGGCCTGGGGGGCCTGACGCGCGTCGAGCGCATCGACATCCGCTGGCCCGACGGGCAGACCCAGGTCCTCACCGACGTCGCGGCCGACCGCACGATCACGGTGAAGCGCGGCGAGCCGGTTCCGAAGTAA